The Cygnus atratus isolate AKBS03 ecotype Queensland, Australia chromosome 19, CAtr_DNAZoo_HiC_assembly, whole genome shotgun sequence genome includes a window with the following:
- the PRRT1B gene encoding proline rich transmembrane protein 1B, giving the protein MAGPPPGAERGPRAVAALSSGPAAFEGEPPPYSPPDPRSAHLLCPPFAPAFAPQPSSAFQPGLGPCPQPGAPLPFIPFEPRPSPAPPAASQQPPKDYLVESVLVTVFCCLLTGVVALVYSHETRAALSRGDVAQAKVASRKAQSLVLFSLLFGLFASFSWVVYVLVALYL; this is encoded by the exons ATGGCGGG gccccccccgggagcggagcggggcccgCGGGCGGTGGCGGCGCTCAGCAGCGGCCCCGCGGCCTTCGAGGGCGAGCCGCCGCCCTACTCGCCGCCCGACCCCCGCAGCGCCCACCTGCTCTGCCCGCCCTTCGCGCCCGCCTTCGCCCCGCAGCCTTCCAGCGCCTTCCAGCCCGGCCTCgggccctgcccgcagcccggcGCTCCCCTGCCCTTCATCCCC TTCGAGCCGCggcccagccccgcgccgcccgccgccagccAGCAGCCGCCCAAGGACTACCTGGTGGAGTCGGTGCTGGTGACCgtcttctgctgcctgctcacCGGCGTCGTCGCGCTCGTCTACTCTCACGAG ACCCGCGCCGCGCTGAGCCGCGGGGACGTGGCCCAGGCCAAGGTGGCGTCCAGGAAGGCCCAGTCGCTGGTGCTCTTCAGCCTGCTCTTCGGCCTCTTCGCCTCCTTCAGCTGGGTCGTCTACGTCCTGGTGGCCCTCTACCTATGA
- the UCK1 gene encoding uridine-cytidine kinase 1 isoform X1 encodes MASAGGGLGSGPGGGGGGGGGGAEPERPHPKPFLIGVSGGTASGKSTVCEKIMELLGQNEVDQRQRQVVILSQDRFYKALSAEQKAKALKGQYNFDHPDAFDNDLMHTTLKNIVEGKTVEVPTYDFVTHSRLAETTMVYPADVVLFEGILVFYNQDIRDMFHLRLFVDTDSDVRLSRRVLRDMKRGRDLEQILTQYTTFVKPAFEEFCLPTKKYADVIIPRGVDNMVAINLIVQHIQDILNGDICKWQRGAMNGHSRTYKRPFPEQAESSNVLAAGKRSHLESSSRPH; translated from the exons ATGGCGTCTGCCGGTGGCGGCCTCGGGTCTGGGcccggcggtggcggcggcggcggcggcggcggcgcggagccggAGCGGCCGCACCCGAAGCCGTTCCTCATCGGCGTCAGCGGCGGCACCGCCAGCGGCAAG TCCACAGTGTGCGAGAAGAtcatggagctgctggggcagaaCGAGGTGGACCAGCGGCAGCGGCAGGTGGTGATCCTCAGCCAGGACCGCTTCTACAAGGCGCTCAGCGCCGAGCAGAAGGCCAAGGCGCTCAAGGGCCAGTACAACTTCGACCACCCCG ACGCTTTTGATAATGATTTGATGCACACAACCCTGAAAAATATTGTTGAAGGGAAGACAGTCGAGGTACCCACCTACGACTTCGTGACCCATTCTAG GCTGGCGGAGACGACTATGGTTTATCCTGCTGACGTCGTTCTCTTTGAGGGGATCCTGGTTTTCTACAACCAAGACATTCGGGACATGTTCCATCTCCGGCTCTTTGTGGACACAGATTCCGACGTCAGGCTGTCCCGCAGAG TTCTGCGAGATATGAAACGCGGGAGGGACCTTGAGCAGATCCTCACCCAGTACACCACGTTCGTCAAACCTGCCTTTGAGGAGTTCTGTTTACCG ACGAAGAAGTATGCAGATGTGATCATCCCCCGAGGAGTTGACAACATGG ttgCTATAAACCTCATAGTGCAGCACATTCAAGACATCCTAAACGGAGACATCTGCAAGTGGCAGCGAGGGGCAATGAACGGCCACAGTCGGACCTACAAGCGCCCGTTCCCTGagcaagcagagagcagcaacGTGCTGGCAGCTGGCAAGCGGTCCCACCTGGAGTCCAGCAGCCGTCCGCACTAA
- the UCK1 gene encoding uridine-cytidine kinase 1 isoform X2, protein MASAGGGLGSGPGGGGGGGGGGAEPERPHPKPFLIGVSGGTASGKIMELLGQNEVDQRQRQVVILSQDRFYKALSAEQKAKALKGQYNFDHPDAFDNDLMHTTLKNIVEGKTVEVPTYDFVTHSRLAETTMVYPADVVLFEGILVFYNQDIRDMFHLRLFVDTDSDVRLSRRVLRDMKRGRDLEQILTQYTTFVKPAFEEFCLPTKKYADVIIPRGVDNMVAINLIVQHIQDILNGDICKWQRGAMNGHSRTYKRPFPEQAESSNVLAAGKRSHLESSSRPH, encoded by the exons ATGGCGTCTGCCGGTGGCGGCCTCGGGTCTGGGcccggcggtggcggcggcggcggcggcggcggcgcggagccggAGCGGCCGCACCCGAAGCCGTTCCTCATCGGCGTCAGCGGCGGCACCGCCAGCGGCAAG AtcatggagctgctggggcagaaCGAGGTGGACCAGCGGCAGCGGCAGGTGGTGATCCTCAGCCAGGACCGCTTCTACAAGGCGCTCAGCGCCGAGCAGAAGGCCAAGGCGCTCAAGGGCCAGTACAACTTCGACCACCCCG ACGCTTTTGATAATGATTTGATGCACACAACCCTGAAAAATATTGTTGAAGGGAAGACAGTCGAGGTACCCACCTACGACTTCGTGACCCATTCTAG GCTGGCGGAGACGACTATGGTTTATCCTGCTGACGTCGTTCTCTTTGAGGGGATCCTGGTTTTCTACAACCAAGACATTCGGGACATGTTCCATCTCCGGCTCTTTGTGGACACAGATTCCGACGTCAGGCTGTCCCGCAGAG TTCTGCGAGATATGAAACGCGGGAGGGACCTTGAGCAGATCCTCACCCAGTACACCACGTTCGTCAAACCTGCCTTTGAGGAGTTCTGTTTACCG ACGAAGAAGTATGCAGATGTGATCATCCCCCGAGGAGTTGACAACATGG ttgCTATAAACCTCATAGTGCAGCACATTCAAGACATCCTAAACGGAGACATCTGCAAGTGGCAGCGAGGGGCAATGAACGGCCACAGTCGGACCTACAAGCGCCCGTTCCCTGagcaagcagagagcagcaacGTGCTGGCAGCTGGCAAGCGGTCCCACCTGGAGTCCAGCAGCCGTCCGCACTAA
- the POMT1 gene encoding protein O-mannosyl-transferase 1 isoform X1, whose protein sequence is MLGFLKNPVVVTAEINVNLVALTVMGLISRLWGLSYPRAVVFDEVYYGQFVSLYMKRIFFVDDSGPPFGHMLLALGGYLGGFDGNFLWNRIGAEYSMNVPVWSLRLLPALAGALCIPLAYQILVELQFSHCAALGGALLILLENSLITQSRFMLLESILIFFILLAILSYLKFYNLQRHSSFSASWWVWLLLTGVACSCAVGVKYMGLFTYTLLLAIAGLHFWHMLGNQNLSNVSLLCHFLARGLALIIIPVAMYLSFFYVHLTLLYRSGPHDQIMTSAFQASLEGGLARITQGQPLEVAYGSQITLRNVLGKPMQCWLHSHTNTYPIRYENGRGSSHQQQVTCYPFKDVNNWWIVKDPGMQQLVVSNPPRPVRHGHIVQLVHGITTRYLNTHDVAAPLSPHSQEVSCYIDYNVSMPAQNLWRVEIVNRESDTDVWKTILSEVRFVHVNTSAVLKLSGASLPEWGYRQLEVVGEKLSKGYHQSMVWNVEEHRYGKSQEQKEREVELHSPTQMDISKNLSFMAKFTELQWKILTLKNEDTEHKYSSSALDWITMDTNIAYWLHPTSGAQIHLLGNALTWASANVAAVIYVCLSLWYLVRRRRKIYDIPEDAWQLWVSAGEICVGGWAVNYLPFFLMEKTLFLYHYLPALAFQILLIPIVLQHLSDYLCRSLLSKTMFRALIVAWFSSVYLVYCTFSPVTYGEPSLSVAELKDLRWKDSWNILIRKQ, encoded by the exons ATGTTGGGATTTCTGAAGAACCCGGTTGTGGTTACTGCGGAGATAAATGTGAACCTCGTGGCACTGACTGTGATGGGGTTAATAAGCCGGCTTTGGGGGCTTTCCTATCCCCGTGCTGTGGT ttttgatGAAGTTTATTATGGCCAATTCGTTTCCCTCTACATGAAGAGAATCTTCTTCGTCGATGACAGCGGCCCACCTTTTGGCCATATGCTGCTAGCTTTGGGAG GTTACTTAGGAGGATTTGATGGAAACTTCTTATGGAACAGGATTGGAGCTG AATATAGCATGAACGTTCCTGTTTGGTCCCTGCGACTCTTGCCGGCTCTGGCTGGTGCTCTCTGTATCCCTTTAGCATACCAGATCTTGGTAGAACTGCAGTTCTCCCACTGTGCCGCGCTTGGAGGCGCTCTTCTGATTCTCCTAG AGAACTCTTTGATCACTCAGTCAAGGTTCATGCTCCTGGAATccatattgattttttttatcctacTTGCAATTTTGTCCTACCTGAAGTTCTACAATTTGCAAAGGCACAG tTCCTTCTCTGCAAGTTGGTGGGTTTGGCTTCTGTTGACTGGAGTGGCTTGTTCTTGTGCAGTTGG AGTGAAATATATGGGCCTGTTTACCTATACGCTGCTCTTGGCCATCGCAGGACTCCACTTCTGGCACATGTTAGGAAACCAGAACTTGTCAAAT GTTTCCTTACTGTGCCATTTTCTAGCTAGGGGACTGGCCCTCATCATCATCCCCGTGGCAATGTACCTGTCCTTCTTCTATGTTCACTTGACTTTGCTGTATCGCTCTGGGCCTCATGACCAGATTATGACAAGTGCTTTCCAAGCCAGCTTAGAG GGTGGGCTGGCTCGAATCACTCAGGGTCAGCCCTTAGAGGTGGCCTATGGCTCTCAGATCACTCTGCGGAACGTGTTGGGCAAGCCCATGCAGTGTTGGCTCCATTCTCACACGAATACTTACCCCATCAG GTATGAGAATGGCCGAGGCAGTTCCCATCAGCAGCAGGTGACCTGCTATCCCTTCAAGGATGTGAACAACTGGTGGATTGTCAAAGATCCTGGAAT gcagcagctggtggtgAGTAACCCACCCCGTCCTGTCCGGCACGGACACATCGTGCAGCTGGTCCACGGCATCACGACTCGGTACCTCAACAC GCATGATGTTGCTGCCCCTCTTAGCCCTCACTCCCAAGAAGTTTCCTGCTATATTGATTATAACGTCTCCATGCCAGCACAGAACCTCTGGAGAGTG GAGATTGTAAATCGGGAGTCTGACACAGATGTGTGGAAGACAATTCTGTCAGAAGTGAGGTTTGTTCATGTGAACACCTCTGCAGTGCTAAAG CTCAGTGGAGCATCTTTACCTGAGTGGGGATACCGGCAGCTAGAGGTGGTTGGAGAGAAGCTGTCCAAAGGCTACCACCAGAGCATGGTGTGGAATGTGGAAGAGCACAGATATGGGAAAA GCCAAGAGCAAAAAGAGAGGGAAGTGGAACTCCATTCTCCCACACAGATGGACATAAGTAAAAACCTCAGCTTCATGGCAAAGTTCACAGAATTACAG TGGAAGATACtcacactgaaaaatgaagacacGGAACATAAGTACAGCTCCTCTGCTCTTGACTGGATCACAATGGATACAAATATTGCCTACTGGCTACACCCGACCTCTGGT GCCCAGATCCATCTCCTTGGGAATGCTCTCACCTGGGCTTCAGCTAACGTCGCTGCTGTGATCTATGTGTGTCTGTCCCTGTGGTACTTGGTACGACGAAGGAGAAAAATTTATGACATTCCTGAAG ATGCATGGCAGCTGTGGGTATCAGCTGGGGAGATCTGTGTTGGAGGCTGGGCTGTGAATTACCTGCCCTTCTTCCTGATGGAGAAGACACTTTTCCTGTACCACTACTTGCCTGCCCTCGCCTTCCAGATTCTCCTGATTCCCATTGTATTACAGCATCTCAGTGATTATCTCTGcag ATCACTGCTTTCTAAGACCATGTTCAGAGCACTGATCGTAGCCTGGTTCTCGTCAGTGTACCTCGTCTACTGCACATTCAGCCCTGTGACCTACGGGGAGCCCTCCCTGTCTGTTGCTGAACTCAAGGACTTGCGCTGGAAGGACAGCTGGAACATCCTTATCCGAAAACAGTAA
- the POMT1 gene encoding protein O-mannosyl-transferase 1 isoform X2: MKRIFFVDDSGPPFGHMLLALGGYLGGFDGNFLWNRIGAEYSMNVPVWSLRLLPALAGALCIPLAYQILVELQFSHCAALGGALLILLENSLITQSRFMLLESILIFFILLAILSYLKFYNLQRHSSFSASWWVWLLLTGVACSCAVGVKYMGLFTYTLLLAIAGLHFWHMLGNQNLSNVSLLCHFLARGLALIIIPVAMYLSFFYVHLTLLYRSGPHDQIMTSAFQASLEGGLARITQGQPLEVAYGSQITLRNVLGKPMQCWLHSHTNTYPIRYENGRGSSHQQQVTCYPFKDVNNWWIVKDPGMQQLVVSNPPRPVRHGHIVQLVHGITTRYLNTHDVAAPLSPHSQEVSCYIDYNVSMPAQNLWRVEIVNRESDTDVWKTILSEVRFVHVNTSAVLKLSGASLPEWGYRQLEVVGEKLSKGYHQSMVWNVEEHRYGKSQEQKEREVELHSPTQMDISKNLSFMAKFTELQWKILTLKNEDTEHKYSSSALDWITMDTNIAYWLHPTSGAQIHLLGNALTWASANVAAVIYVCLSLWYLVRRRRKIYDIPEDAWQLWVSAGEICVGGWAVNYLPFFLMEKTLFLYHYLPALAFQILLIPIVLQHLSDYLCRSLLSKTMFRALIVAWFSSVYLVYCTFSPVTYGEPSLSVAELKDLRWKDSWNILIRKQ; this comes from the exons ATGAAGAGAATCTTCTTCGTCGATGACAGCGGCCCACCTTTTGGCCATATGCTGCTAGCTTTGGGAG GTTACTTAGGAGGATTTGATGGAAACTTCTTATGGAACAGGATTGGAGCTG AATATAGCATGAACGTTCCTGTTTGGTCCCTGCGACTCTTGCCGGCTCTGGCTGGTGCTCTCTGTATCCCTTTAGCATACCAGATCTTGGTAGAACTGCAGTTCTCCCACTGTGCCGCGCTTGGAGGCGCTCTTCTGATTCTCCTAG AGAACTCTTTGATCACTCAGTCAAGGTTCATGCTCCTGGAATccatattgattttttttatcctacTTGCAATTTTGTCCTACCTGAAGTTCTACAATTTGCAAAGGCACAG tTCCTTCTCTGCAAGTTGGTGGGTTTGGCTTCTGTTGACTGGAGTGGCTTGTTCTTGTGCAGTTGG AGTGAAATATATGGGCCTGTTTACCTATACGCTGCTCTTGGCCATCGCAGGACTCCACTTCTGGCACATGTTAGGAAACCAGAACTTGTCAAAT GTTTCCTTACTGTGCCATTTTCTAGCTAGGGGACTGGCCCTCATCATCATCCCCGTGGCAATGTACCTGTCCTTCTTCTATGTTCACTTGACTTTGCTGTATCGCTCTGGGCCTCATGACCAGATTATGACAAGTGCTTTCCAAGCCAGCTTAGAG GGTGGGCTGGCTCGAATCACTCAGGGTCAGCCCTTAGAGGTGGCCTATGGCTCTCAGATCACTCTGCGGAACGTGTTGGGCAAGCCCATGCAGTGTTGGCTCCATTCTCACACGAATACTTACCCCATCAG GTATGAGAATGGCCGAGGCAGTTCCCATCAGCAGCAGGTGACCTGCTATCCCTTCAAGGATGTGAACAACTGGTGGATTGTCAAAGATCCTGGAAT gcagcagctggtggtgAGTAACCCACCCCGTCCTGTCCGGCACGGACACATCGTGCAGCTGGTCCACGGCATCACGACTCGGTACCTCAACAC GCATGATGTTGCTGCCCCTCTTAGCCCTCACTCCCAAGAAGTTTCCTGCTATATTGATTATAACGTCTCCATGCCAGCACAGAACCTCTGGAGAGTG GAGATTGTAAATCGGGAGTCTGACACAGATGTGTGGAAGACAATTCTGTCAGAAGTGAGGTTTGTTCATGTGAACACCTCTGCAGTGCTAAAG CTCAGTGGAGCATCTTTACCTGAGTGGGGATACCGGCAGCTAGAGGTGGTTGGAGAGAAGCTGTCCAAAGGCTACCACCAGAGCATGGTGTGGAATGTGGAAGAGCACAGATATGGGAAAA GCCAAGAGCAAAAAGAGAGGGAAGTGGAACTCCATTCTCCCACACAGATGGACATAAGTAAAAACCTCAGCTTCATGGCAAAGTTCACAGAATTACAG TGGAAGATACtcacactgaaaaatgaagacacGGAACATAAGTACAGCTCCTCTGCTCTTGACTGGATCACAATGGATACAAATATTGCCTACTGGCTACACCCGACCTCTGGT GCCCAGATCCATCTCCTTGGGAATGCTCTCACCTGGGCTTCAGCTAACGTCGCTGCTGTGATCTATGTGTGTCTGTCCCTGTGGTACTTGGTACGACGAAGGAGAAAAATTTATGACATTCCTGAAG ATGCATGGCAGCTGTGGGTATCAGCTGGGGAGATCTGTGTTGGAGGCTGGGCTGTGAATTACCTGCCCTTCTTCCTGATGGAGAAGACACTTTTCCTGTACCACTACTTGCCTGCCCTCGCCTTCCAGATTCTCCTGATTCCCATTGTATTACAGCATCTCAGTGATTATCTCTGcag ATCACTGCTTTCTAAGACCATGTTCAGAGCACTGATCGTAGCCTGGTTCTCGTCAGTGTACCTCGTCTACTGCACATTCAGCCCTGTGACCTACGGGGAGCCCTCCCTGTCTGTTGCTGAACTCAAGGACTTGCGCTGGAAGGACAGCTGGAACATCCTTATCCGAAAACAGTAA
- the POMT1 gene encoding protein O-mannosyl-transferase 1 isoform X3, translated as MGLFTYTLLLAIAGLHFWHMLGNQNLSNVSLLCHFLARGLALIIIPVAMYLSFFYVHLTLLYRSGPHDQIMTSAFQASLEGGLARITQGQPLEVAYGSQITLRNVLGKPMQCWLHSHTNTYPIRYENGRGSSHQQQVTCYPFKDVNNWWIVKDPGMQQLVVSNPPRPVRHGHIVQLVHGITTRYLNTHDVAAPLSPHSQEVSCYIDYNVSMPAQNLWRVEIVNRESDTDVWKTILSEVRFVHVNTSAVLKLSGASLPEWGYRQLEVVGEKLSKGYHQSMVWNVEEHRYGKSQEQKEREVELHSPTQMDISKNLSFMAKFTELQWKILTLKNEDTEHKYSSSALDWITMDTNIAYWLHPTSGAQIHLLGNALTWASANVAAVIYVCLSLWYLVRRRRKIYDIPEDAWQLWVSAGEICVGGWAVNYLPFFLMEKTLFLYHYLPALAFQILLIPIVLQHLSDYLCRSLLSKTMFRALIVAWFSSVYLVYCTFSPVTYGEPSLSVAELKDLRWKDSWNILIRKQ; from the exons ATGGGCCTGTTTACCTATACGCTGCTCTTGGCCATCGCAGGACTCCACTTCTGGCACATGTTAGGAAACCAGAACTTGTCAAAT GTTTCCTTACTGTGCCATTTTCTAGCTAGGGGACTGGCCCTCATCATCATCCCCGTGGCAATGTACCTGTCCTTCTTCTATGTTCACTTGACTTTGCTGTATCGCTCTGGGCCTCATGACCAGATTATGACAAGTGCTTTCCAAGCCAGCTTAGAG GGTGGGCTGGCTCGAATCACTCAGGGTCAGCCCTTAGAGGTGGCCTATGGCTCTCAGATCACTCTGCGGAACGTGTTGGGCAAGCCCATGCAGTGTTGGCTCCATTCTCACACGAATACTTACCCCATCAG GTATGAGAATGGCCGAGGCAGTTCCCATCAGCAGCAGGTGACCTGCTATCCCTTCAAGGATGTGAACAACTGGTGGATTGTCAAAGATCCTGGAAT gcagcagctggtggtgAGTAACCCACCCCGTCCTGTCCGGCACGGACACATCGTGCAGCTGGTCCACGGCATCACGACTCGGTACCTCAACAC GCATGATGTTGCTGCCCCTCTTAGCCCTCACTCCCAAGAAGTTTCCTGCTATATTGATTATAACGTCTCCATGCCAGCACAGAACCTCTGGAGAGTG GAGATTGTAAATCGGGAGTCTGACACAGATGTGTGGAAGACAATTCTGTCAGAAGTGAGGTTTGTTCATGTGAACACCTCTGCAGTGCTAAAG CTCAGTGGAGCATCTTTACCTGAGTGGGGATACCGGCAGCTAGAGGTGGTTGGAGAGAAGCTGTCCAAAGGCTACCACCAGAGCATGGTGTGGAATGTGGAAGAGCACAGATATGGGAAAA GCCAAGAGCAAAAAGAGAGGGAAGTGGAACTCCATTCTCCCACACAGATGGACATAAGTAAAAACCTCAGCTTCATGGCAAAGTTCACAGAATTACAG TGGAAGATACtcacactgaaaaatgaagacacGGAACATAAGTACAGCTCCTCTGCTCTTGACTGGATCACAATGGATACAAATATTGCCTACTGGCTACACCCGACCTCTGGT GCCCAGATCCATCTCCTTGGGAATGCTCTCACCTGGGCTTCAGCTAACGTCGCTGCTGTGATCTATGTGTGTCTGTCCCTGTGGTACTTGGTACGACGAAGGAGAAAAATTTATGACATTCCTGAAG ATGCATGGCAGCTGTGGGTATCAGCTGGGGAGATCTGTGTTGGAGGCTGGGCTGTGAATTACCTGCCCTTCTTCCTGATGGAGAAGACACTTTTCCTGTACCACTACTTGCCTGCCCTCGCCTTCCAGATTCTCCTGATTCCCATTGTATTACAGCATCTCAGTGATTATCTCTGcag ATCACTGCTTTCTAAGACCATGTTCAGAGCACTGATCGTAGCCTGGTTCTCGTCAGTGTACCTCGTCTACTGCACATTCAGCCCTGTGACCTACGGGGAGCCCTCCCTGTCTGTTGCTGAACTCAAGGACTTGCGCTGGAAGGACAGCTGGAACATCCTTATCCGAAAACAGTAA